GTCTTTGCCCGGCAGGATGTTTACGAATGCGCCGAAATCGACGATACGCTCAACCTTGCCCACGTAGATCTTGCCGATCTCGGCTTCAGCAGTGATACCCAGAACGCGCTGACGCGCCGCTTCTGCTGCTTCTTTGGTTTCGCCGAAGATCTTGATCGAACCGTCGTCTTCGATATCGATCGAAGCTTTGGTTTCTTCACAGATTGCACGGATGGTCGCGCCGCCTTTACCGATAACATCACGGATTTTGTCGGTGTCGATCTTCATCGCAATCATGGTCGGAGCGTTGGCCGACAGTTCGTTGCGCGATACGGCAATGATCTGGTTCATCTGACCCAAGATGTTCAGGCGAGCGTCCAGGGCTTGGCCCAGAGCGATCTCCATGATTTCTTCGGTGATGCCTTTGATCTTGATGTCCATCTGCAGCGCGGTAACACCTTTGGCGGTACCGGCTACTTTGAAGTCCATGTCGCCCAGGTGATCTTCGTCACCCAGGATGTCGGTCAGAACTGCGAATTTCTCGCCTTCTTTAACCAGACCCATGGCGATACCGGCAACCGGTGCCTTCATCGGAACACCAGCGTCCATCAGTGCCAGGGAAGCACCGCAGACCGAAGCCATGGAGCTGGAACCGTTGGATTCGGTGATTTCCGATACAACACGGATGGTGTACGGGAACACGTCGGCAGCAGGCAGCATGGCCTGAACCGAACGGCGGGCCAGACGACCGTGACCGATTTCGCGACGACCAGCGCCACCCATGCGACCACACTCACCTACCGAGAACGGAGGGAAGTTGTAGTGCAGCATGAACGGGTCTTTTTTCTCGCCTTCCAGGGTGTCCAGCAGTTGCGCGTCGCGGGCAGTACCCAGAGTTGCAACAACCAGTGCCTGAGTCTCGCCACGGGTGAACAGAGCCGAACCGTGGGTCTTTGGCAGAACGCCAACTTCGATGTTCAGCGGGCGAACAGTCTTGGTGTCACGACCATCGATACGCGGCTTACCGTTAACGATGTTTTCGCGAACGGTGCGGTATTCGATTTCACCGAAAGCAGCTTTGACTTCGCTAGCCGAAGGCTGGCCTTCTTCACCGGACAGCTTGGCAACAACCTTGTCTTTCAGTTCGCCCAAACGAGCGTAACGGTCGGCCTTGATGGTGATGGTGTAAGCCTGGGAGATCGCGTCGCCGAACTCGGCACGGATAGCGCCCAGCAGTTCGGTAGCTTCTGGAGCCGGAGCCCAGTCCCACGTTGGTTTTGCTGCTTCGGCGGCCAGCTCTTTAACAGCCTGGATAACCACTTGGAATTCGTCGTGGGCGAACAGTACCGCGCCCAGCATCTGGTCTTCGGTCAGCTCTTTGGCTTCCGATTCAACCATCAACACAGCTTCCGATGTACCGGCAACAACCATGTCCAGGCTCGAAGCGGCCAGTTGCTCGTAAGTCGGGTTCAGCAGGTAGCCGGTGCTTTCGTGGTAAGCAACGCGGGCAGCGCCGATCGGACCATCAAAAGGGATACCGGAGATAGCCAGCGCAGCCGAAGTACCGATCATCGCAGCGACGTCCGGATCGGTTTTCTTGCTGGTGGACAGAACGGTGCAGACAACCTGCACTTCGTTCATGAAGCCTTCTGGGAACAGCGGACGGATCGGACGGTCGATCAGACGCGAAGTCAGGGTTTCTTTCTCGGAAGGGCGACCTTCACGCTTGAAGAAACCGCCCGGGATTTTACCCGCGGCGTAGGTTTTTTCCTGGTAGTGAACCGACAGAGGGAAGAATCCCTTGCCTGGATCAGCTTGCTTGGAGCCGACAACAGTCACCAACACGCTGACGTCGTCGTCAACGGTGACCAATACTGCGCCGGAGGCCTGACGGGCGATACGGCCAGTCTCGAGAGTAACGGTCGACTGACCGAACTGAAATTTTTTGATAACCGGGTTCACGGTGTCCTACCTTCTTTGTGGCTCTTGGGGAACGGGTTTCTTGCGAAAGTCATGTGCAACATCGGGTATTGACCCGACTCAAGATGCTTACGAAAACAGCCCTTACGGCAAGCTTTCGTAAGAATCCGGCTAGTCCAGATAAAACTTGAGGCTGGAAGCCTGCCGTCCGCCTGCGGGAAACCCGCAAACGCACGACAGACAACCAGCCTCTAGCAACATCGCTATTAGCGACGCAGACCCAGGCGAGCGATCAGCGTTTTGTAACGCTCAACGTTCTTGCCTTTGAGGTAGTCCAGCAGCTTGCGACGCTGGTTTACCATACGGATCAGACCACGACGGGAGTGGTGATCTTTTTTGTTTTCTTTGAAGTGACCTTGCAGCGTGTTGATGTTAAAGGTCAGCAGTGCAACCTGCACTTCTGGAGAACCTGTATCACCTGGAGCTTGCTGGTAGTCAGCTACGATTTCTGCTTTGTGTTCAACTGTAAGTGCCATTTGGCTTTCCTTTCATTAGGGATCCGCTTGCGAACAAGACAGATCCAATAGGCCGAGGACAAATCCTCGTATTTAAAAGAGAGGGGTAACCGTGCCTAATAACAGCCACCCTCTTTCCAGTCCGCGCCGGGAGTATTGCATCCCGATACGGCCTGAGTTCGGTCATTCCGACCGAATCAGTCGACGCGGCGCGATGCGCCCGTCTTCGCTCACTTCACCGATACCGATAAAGCGACCGTTGTGATCCTGTACCCGCACCATACCGAACTTCGGTGCATCCGGAGCGCGAACCGGTTGGCCGTTGAGCCAATAGAAAGCGCTGGCTTCCGAGAAGTGCAGCAATGGCCAGTCCAGCAAACCGCTGTCCGAAGGCATCAAAAAGCGGTCGACCGCTTCGTTGCCGCCTTCGGCATGCACGGCTTCCAACTCTTCCAGCGTGACCGTTTGGGCCAGGCAGAAAGGTCCGGCGTGCGTACGGCGCAATTCTGCAACGTATGCCCCGCACCCAAGTTGCTCACCGATATCTTCCACGAGGGTACGGATATAAGTGCCTTTGGTGCAGTCGACGGCCAAGCGCGCAGTGTCACCTTCGCTGGCCAGTAATTCGAGGCGGGTAATAGTAACAGAACGTGGTTCACGCTCCACCACTTCGCCTGCACGGGCCAGCTTGTAAAGCGGCTGTCCGTCGCGCTTAAGCGCAGAGTACATCGGCGGTATCTGACTGATTTTCCCACGAAAAGCGGGTAAAACAGCTTCGATATCGTCGCGACCAACGGTCACTGGGCGCGTCAGCAAAACATCGCCTTCCGCGTCTGCAGTGGTGGTGGTCTTGCCCAATTGCATCAGGGTTTCATAACCCTTGTCGGAATCGAGCAAGTATTGCGAAAACTTGGTGGCTTCGCCAAAGCACAGCGGCAATACACCGCTGGCCAATGGATCGAGGCTACCGGTGTGCCCTGCCTTCTCGGCATTGAGCAGCCAGCGGACTTTCTGCAGGGCCGCGTTGGAGGTGAACCCAAGCGGCTTGTCGAGCAGGATGATACCGCTGACGTTACGACGGATACGCTTGACCTGAGCCACCGGTTACTCCTTGGTGTCTTCGGGAGCAGTGGTTTCAGGGTGCTGATTATCCTCAGCCACTGCACGCTCGATCAAAGCGGACAGATGAGCGCCACGCACAACACTTTCGTCGTAATGAAAGTGCAGCTGTGGAACGCTGCGCAGTTTCATTTCTCGCGCCAGTTGCATGCGCAGGAAACCCGCTGCCGAGTTCAGTACCTTGATGGTCTGAGCGATATCTTCAGCGTTGTCCTGACCCATCACGGTGATGAAAATCTTGGCGTGACCGACGTCACGGCTGACATCAACAGCAGTAATGGTGACCAGACCCACACGCGGGTCTTTGACTTCACGACGGATCAGCTGTGCCAGCTCGCGCTGCATCTGATCGCCAATACGTTGGGTACGGCTATATTCTTTTGCCATGTCTTGTTACCTGTTACTCACCCATGGGAAACCCATGCGGTCTGAAAGCGGCAAACGCCCGGCCAGACAGAAGCCAGACCGGGCGTTGCGTTTAGAGTCCAGGCCGAGCGCTGCACATTTGCATGCGCGGGCTCGTCCTCACTCTTGAGGCTCGCGAGTTAGAGGCTGCGAGCAACCTGGACCTTCTCGAACACTTCGATCTTGTCACCGACTTTAACGTCGTTGTAGCTCTTGACGCCGATACCGCATTCCATGCCGGCACGCACTTCGGACATGTCATCTTTAAAGCGACGCAGGGATTCCAGCTCGCCTTCGTAGATAACGATGTCTTCACGCAGTACGCGGATTGGACGGTTACGGTGAACAACACCTTCAAGCACCATGCAACCTGCAACCGCGCCGAACTTAGGCGAACGGAACACGTCACGGACTTCAGCGATACCCAGGATGTTCTCCCGAACGTCGCTGCCAAGCATGCCGGTAAGGGCTTTCTTGACGTCTTCGATGATGTCGTAGATGACGTTGTAGTAACGCATGTCCAGGCCTTCCTGCTCGACAATCTTGCGAGCGCCAGCATCAGCACGCACGTTGAAGCCAAACAGTACAGCGTTGGAGGCCAGTGCCAGGTTAGCGTCGCTCTCGGTGATACCACCGACACCGCCGCCCACTACGCGCACTTGCACTTCGTCGTTACCCAGGCCGCCAAGAGCGCCCTGCAGAGCTTCCAACGAACCACGGACGTCGGATTTGAGGACGATGTTAAGCGTCTTCTTCTCTTCCTGACCCATGTTCTCGAAGATGTTTTCCAGCTTGCCTGCGTGAGCACGCGCCAGTTTCACTTCGCGGAACTTGCCTTGACGGAACAGGGCAACTTCACGCGCCTTCTTCTCGTCGGTCATTACGCTCATCTCGTCGCCAGCATCTGGCGTACCGTCCAGGCCGAGAATCTCGACAGGGATGGATGGACCGGCTTCCTTGATGGACTTGCCGTTCTCATCGAGCATGGCACGGATGCGGCCGTAGTTGGAGCCGACCAGAACCATGTCGCCTTGGCGCAGGGTACCGTCTTGAACCAGAACGGTTGCAACCGGGCCACGGCCTTTGTCCAGACGGGACTCAACCACTACGCCACGGCCAGGAGCCGATGGAGTTGCCTTGAGTTCCAGAACTTCAGCTTGCAGCAATACGGCTTCGAGCAGTTCGTCAACGCCAGTACCCATTTTCGCCGAGACCGAAACAAACGGAGTGTCACCACCCCATTCTTCCGACGTCACGCCGTGAACGGACAACTCGCTGCGGATGCGATCGAGATCAGCACCTGGCTTGTCGATTTTGTTCACTGCAACAACCAGAGGCACGCCAGCTGCTTTCGCATGCTGAACAGCTTCGATGGTCTGCGGCATTACGCCGTCGTCTGCAGCCACAACCAGAATCACGATGTCAGTCGCCTTGGCACCACGTGCACGCATTGCGGTAAACGCAGCGTGACCCGGGGTATCGAGGAAAGTGACCATGCCGCGTTCGGTTTCAACGTGGTACGCACCGATGTGCTGAGTAATACCACCGGCTTCGCCAGCAGCTACCTTGGCACGACGG
This genomic stretch from Pseudomonas deceptionensis harbors:
- the rbfA gene encoding 30S ribosome-binding factor RbfA is translated as MAKEYSRTQRIGDQMQRELAQLIRREVKDPRVGLVTITAVDVSRDVGHAKIFITVMGQDNAEDIAQTIKVLNSAAGFLRMQLAREMKLRSVPQLHFHYDESVVRGAHLSALIERAVAEDNQHPETTAPEDTKE
- the infB gene encoding translation initiation factor IF-2; this translates as MTQVTVKQLADEVKTPVERLLQQMREAGLPHNAAEQNVTDSEKQALLTHLKSSHKAKVEEPRKITLQRKTTSTLRVAGSKSISVEVRKKKVFVQRSPEEIEAERKREMDERRAVDNAARQKAEEESKRRAEEEARRQPASTTAPAPAVAAPAPVQAAPAAAPAPAADARKRDEQRRPDKPRADDNNRRGSGDGDRKNAPHRASVKEKAPTPRVAPRTSDEESDSFRRGGRGKGKLKKRNAHGFQSPTGPVVRDVQIGETITVGDLAAQMSVKAAEVIKFMFKLGTPATINQVLDQETAQLVAEELGHKVTLVSDNALEDSLAESLKFEGESFSRAPVVTVMGHVDHGKTSLLDYIRRAKVAAGEAGGITQHIGAYHVETERGMVTFLDTPGHAAFTAMRARGAKATDIVILVVAADDGVMPQTIEAVQHAKAAGVPLVVAVNKIDKPGADLDRIRSELSVHGVTSEEWGGDTPFVSVSAKMGTGVDELLEAVLLQAEVLELKATPSAPGRGVVVESRLDKGRGPVATVLVQDGTLRQGDMVLVGSNYGRIRAMLDENGKSIKEAGPSIPVEILGLDGTPDAGDEMSVMTDEKKAREVALFRQGKFREVKLARAHAGKLENIFENMGQEEKKTLNIVLKSDVRGSLEALQGALGGLGNDEVQVRVVGGGVGGITESDANLALASNAVLFGFNVRADAGARKIVEQEGLDMRYYNVIYDIIEDVKKALTGMLGSDVRENILGIAEVRDVFRSPKFGAVAGCMVLEGVVHRNRPIRVLREDIVIYEGELESLRRFKDDMSEVRAGMECGIGVKSYNDVKVGDKIEVFEKVQVARSL
- the pnp gene encoding polyribonucleotide nucleotidyltransferase; protein product: MNPVIKKFQFGQSTVTLETGRIARQASGAVLVTVDDDVSVLVTVVGSKQADPGKGFFPLSVHYQEKTYAAGKIPGGFFKREGRPSEKETLTSRLIDRPIRPLFPEGFMNEVQVVCTVLSTSKKTDPDVAAMIGTSAALAISGIPFDGPIGAARVAYHESTGYLLNPTYEQLAASSLDMVVAGTSEAVLMVESEAKELTEDQMLGAVLFAHDEFQVVIQAVKELAAEAAKPTWDWAPAPEATELLGAIRAEFGDAISQAYTITIKADRYARLGELKDKVVAKLSGEEGQPSASEVKAAFGEIEYRTVRENIVNGKPRIDGRDTKTVRPLNIEVGVLPKTHGSALFTRGETQALVVATLGTARDAQLLDTLEGEKKDPFMLHYNFPPFSVGECGRMGGAGRREIGHGRLARRSVQAMLPAADVFPYTIRVVSEITESNGSSSMASVCGASLALMDAGVPMKAPVAGIAMGLVKEGEKFAVLTDILGDEDHLGDMDFKVAGTAKGVTALQMDIKIKGITEEIMEIALGQALDARLNILGQMNQIIAVSRNELSANAPTMIAMKIDTDKIRDVIGKGGATIRAICEETKASIDIEDDGSIKIFGETKEAAEAARQRVLGITAEAEIGKIYVGKVERIVDFGAFVNILPGKDGLVHISMLSDARVEKVTDILKEGQEVEVLVLDVDNRGRIKLSIKDVAAAKASEA
- the truB gene encoding tRNA pseudouridine(55) synthase TruB, with translation MAQVKRIRRNVSGIILLDKPLGFTSNAALQKVRWLLNAEKAGHTGSLDPLASGVLPLCFGEATKFSQYLLDSDKGYETLMQLGKTTTTADAEGDVLLTRPVTVGRDDIEAVLPAFRGKISQIPPMYSALKRDGQPLYKLARAGEVVEREPRSVTITRLELLASEGDTARLAVDCTKGTYIRTLVEDIGEQLGCGAYVAELRRTHAGPFCLAQTVTLEELEAVHAEGGNEAVDRFLMPSDSGLLDWPLLHFSEASAFYWLNGQPVRAPDAPKFGMVRVQDHNGRFIGIGEVSEDGRIAPRRLIRSE
- the rpsO gene encoding 30S ribosomal protein S15; its protein translation is MALTVEHKAEIVADYQQAPGDTGSPEVQVALLTFNINTLQGHFKENKKDHHSRRGLIRMVNQRRKLLDYLKGKNVERYKTLIARLGLRR